One part of the Microbulbifer sp. THAF38 genome encodes these proteins:
- a CDS encoding succinylglutamate desuccinylase/aspartoacylase family protein: MQASPDFEIGGIAVAKGESRHIDLPVVSLYTNTEMAIPVYVQRGKREGPTIFVCAAVHGDELNGIEIISRLIQSRSLKSLRGTLIAVPMVNVYGVLQHTRYLPDRRDLNRSFPGSAKGSLAARMAHVFLREIVAKCDYGIDLHTGAAHRSNLPQVRANLDDDVTRAMAKAFGVPVLLNASIRDGSLRQAAADRGVRILLYEAGEALRFDELCIRAGLKGVTNVLRHLGMLPARRRRSLIEPFIARSSGWLRAGDSGIATHLKALGDQVYAGDLLATIADPYGNELDQVRSNGEGIIIGKQNIPLVQEGEAMYHIAYFHEPQEVVENLELLQDSLLPDENF; this comes from the coding sequence ATGCAAGCATCCCCGGACTTTGAAATCGGCGGTATCGCAGTGGCCAAGGGAGAATCCCGCCATATCGACCTGCCCGTGGTCAGCCTCTATACCAACACAGAGATGGCTATCCCCGTCTATGTACAGCGCGGTAAGCGCGAGGGCCCCACCATATTTGTCTGTGCCGCAGTGCACGGTGATGAGCTGAACGGCATCGAAATCATCAGCCGTCTAATTCAAAGCCGCAGTCTGAAGTCTCTGCGCGGCACGCTGATCGCCGTGCCCATGGTCAATGTCTACGGGGTTCTCCAGCATACCCGCTATCTGCCTGATCGCCGCGACCTCAACCGCAGCTTTCCCGGCTCCGCCAAAGGCTCCCTGGCTGCACGCATGGCCCATGTGTTTTTGCGCGAGATAGTGGCCAAGTGCGATTACGGCATAGACCTGCACACCGGAGCCGCCCACCGCAGCAACCTGCCCCAGGTGCGCGCCAATCTCGACGACGATGTGACCCGCGCCATGGCCAAGGCATTCGGTGTACCGGTACTGCTCAATGCATCGATTCGCGATGGCTCCCTACGCCAGGCAGCTGCAGATCGGGGGGTGAGAATCCTACTGTATGAGGCCGGAGAAGCTCTGCGCTTCGATGAGTTGTGTATCCGCGCTGGCCTGAAGGGGGTCACCAACGTACTCAGGCACCTGGGTATGTTGCCGGCGAGGCGCAGACGCAGCCTGATAGAACCCTTTATCGCCCGCAGCAGTGGCTGGTTACGCGCCGGCGACAGCGGTATTGCCACCCATCTCAAAGCGCTGGGAGATCAAGTCTATGCGGGAGATCTGCTCGCCACGATTGCCGACCCTTACGGCAACGAGCTCGACCAAGTGCGCAGTAATGGCGAGGGAATCATAATCGGCAAACAGAATATCCCCCTGGTGCAAGAGGGCGAGGCGATGTATCACATCGCCTATTTCCATGAGCCCCAGGAGGTGGTTGAGAACCTCGAGTTACTGCAGGACAGCCTGCTGCCGGACGAAAATTTCTAA
- a CDS encoding lytic murein transglycosylase yields MPRLHRFPTLFYVLTLCLAFMTQGARAADKPDPAFEKWVKEFRQTAIKNGISPKVYDQAFKGVTSPDQWVLDRASYQPEFKAPVWQYFDNRVQKRAIERGKREKEKMKPWLNKIEKRFGVDPNILLAIWSVESSFGGILGNEKVMRSVIRSLATLAYADPQRKKFGRQQLLAALKILQAGDIEGQHLLGSWAGAMGHTQFIPTSYQAYAVDIDGDGKRDIWNSVPDALATAANLLSSNGWQKAKPWGYEVSIPANKMPGGKLTVAEWEKLGVKRANGEAFPSKKAVAELKLPDGRNGPAFLVFKNFFVLKRYNNSDRYAIAIGLLADRIGGGPPLVKDWNRPFTPLDGNQVEQLQKLLKQKGFYSGEIDGKAGPGTRKAIKAFEKSAGVEEKGFPSKEVLELLQKQ; encoded by the coding sequence ATGCCCAGATTGCACCGGTTCCCCACGCTGTTCTATGTTCTCACCCTTTGCTTAGCCTTTATGACCCAGGGCGCCCGGGCTGCTGATAAGCCGGACCCGGCCTTTGAAAAGTGGGTAAAGGAGTTTCGCCAAACCGCCATTAAGAATGGGATTTCTCCCAAGGTTTACGACCAGGCCTTTAAGGGGGTTACCTCTCCGGACCAGTGGGTGCTGGATAGGGCCAGCTACCAGCCTGAGTTCAAGGCGCCGGTATGGCAGTACTTCGACAACCGGGTGCAAAAGCGCGCTATCGAGCGGGGTAAGCGTGAGAAGGAGAAAATGAAGCCCTGGCTCAACAAGATTGAGAAGCGCTTTGGTGTGGACCCCAATATCCTCCTGGCGATCTGGTCGGTGGAGTCGAGCTTTGGTGGCATCCTTGGCAACGAGAAGGTGATGCGTAGCGTAATCCGCTCCCTCGCCACCCTGGCCTATGCAGACCCACAGCGCAAGAAGTTCGGGCGGCAGCAGCTGTTGGCGGCATTGAAGATTCTGCAGGCCGGTGATATCGAAGGCCAGCACCTGCTGGGATCCTGGGCGGGAGCTATGGGGCATACGCAGTTTATCCCCACCAGTTACCAGGCCTACGCGGTGGATATCGATGGCGATGGCAAGCGCGATATCTGGAATTCAGTGCCGGATGCCCTGGCTACCGCAGCCAACCTCTTATCCAGTAATGGCTGGCAAAAAGCGAAGCCCTGGGGTTATGAGGTTTCCATTCCCGCCAACAAAATGCCGGGGGGCAAACTGACGGTAGCGGAGTGGGAAAAGCTCGGGGTCAAGCGTGCCAATGGCGAGGCTTTCCCAAGTAAGAAGGCCGTGGCGGAGCTGAAGTTGCCAGATGGGCGCAATGGCCCGGCTTTTCTGGTGTTTAAGAACTTCTTCGTTCTTAAGCGTTACAACAACTCGGATCGCTATGCCATTGCGATCGGTTTGTTGGCGGATCGTATCGGCGGCGGTCCCCCCCTGGTAAAAGACTGGAATCGCCCTTTTACTCCCCTCGACGGCAACCAGGTTGAGCAGCTGCAAAAGCTGTTGAAGCAAAAGGGCTTTTACAGCGGCGAGATTGATGGCAAAGCCGGTCCGGGGACCCGCAAAGCCATCAAGGCATTCGAAAAGAGCGCCGGTGTGGAGGAGAAGGGCTTCCCCAGCAAAGAGGTGCTGGAGTTACTCCAGAAACAGTAG
- a CDS encoding hemolysin III family protein encodes MTSSVSVASRYSFAEEIANSVTHGVGAVLAIAGLGVLIGFAALRGDAWHIVSSSVYASTLILCFLASTLYHAVSHIGAKAILRTLDHTSIFLLIAGTYTPFTLVTLRGPWGWWLFGIIWGLALLGLIIQFTPLKKIRALSITLSALMGWVVIAAIKPLANSLETGGLWLLVLGGLCYTGGIAFYLWRSLRFHHAIWHLFVLAGGILHFFAVLFYVIP; translated from the coding sequence ATGACCTCATCCGTTTCCGTTGCCAGCCGCTATAGCTTTGCTGAAGAAATTGCCAATAGCGTAACTCATGGTGTCGGAGCCGTACTGGCTATCGCCGGTCTAGGTGTTCTTATTGGTTTTGCCGCGTTGCGCGGGGATGCCTGGCACATCGTCAGCTCCAGCGTCTACGCCTCCACCCTGATCCTCTGTTTCCTCGCCTCTACCCTGTATCACGCTGTTAGCCACATAGGCGCCAAGGCGATTTTGCGGACTCTGGACCACACCTCGATATTTCTCCTGATTGCCGGCACTTATACCCCGTTTACCCTGGTGACCCTGCGCGGGCCCTGGGGCTGGTGGTTGTTTGGCATTATCTGGGGATTGGCCCTGTTGGGGCTGATTATCCAATTCACCCCTTTGAAAAAGATCCGCGCCCTTTCGATCACTCTCAGCGCCCTGATGGGGTGGGTGGTTATCGCCGCAATCAAACCCCTGGCGAATAGCCTCGAAACCGGTGGCCTGTGGTTGTTGGTGCTGGGTGGCCTCTGTTACACAGGTGGTATCGCCTTTTACTTGTGGCGCAGCCTGAGGTTTCATCACGCCATCTGGCATTTGTTTGTGCTGGCGGGCGGTATCTTGCACTTCTTCGCCGTACTCTTTTACGTGATTCCCTGA